The window TTCCGGCTTCCGAGTACAACCCGACCGAAGCTATCAAAACCAATATTTACGGCGCACAGAACCTTATCAATGTTGCTGCAGACCTCGGCGTGGAATGTGTTGTAGCTCTGTCTACAGATAAGGCTGTTGCACCGGTTAACCTCTACGGCGCAACCAAGCTCGCTTCGGACAAGCTGTTCGTTGCAGCGAATGCTTTCGCCATCGGCCCCCGGTATTCCGTTGTTCGCTACGGTAATGTTCTCGGCAGCCGTGGCAGCGTAGTTCCCTTCTTTATGAAGAAACGCAACGAAGGCGTCCTGCCCATCACCGATGACCGCATGACCCGCTTCTGGATTCTTTTGGAAGACGCTGTGGAAATGGTATTTCGCGCCATTGAAACTTCTGCTGGTGGAGAAATCTACGTACCCAAGATTCCCAGCATGAAGATCACCGACATGGCCACCGCGATCGCACCTGATTGCAAACAGAAGGTTGTAGGCATTCGCCCCGGAGAAAAGTTGCACGAGTGCATGATCCCGGAAGAAGAATCCCGCAACGTAGTGGAGACGGAATACGGCTATACCATCCTGCCAGAAACCGAAGTTTTTAACTACAAGGGTGACTTGTCCAAGGCCAAGACTGTTCCCGAAGGATTTGCCTACGATTCAGACACCAACACAGAATGGATATCCGTTGAAGAACTCCGTGAGATCTTAGTCAAACAAGGATACGAGCTATAGGCTATGCCCAAAATCCCTTACGGTAGACAACACATCGACGAAGATGACATCCGGGCCGTGGCGGAAACGCTGCGGTCCGATTTCCTTACAACCGGCCCCAAGGTCGGCGAATTCGAACAGGCTGTTGCCAACTTTTGCAACGTCCAACATGGTGTAGCCGTATGCAACGGCACTGCCGCGTTGCATGCGGCCATGTTTGCCCTTGGAATTGGCTCAGGAGACGAAGTCATTGTACCTCCAATGACTTTTGCTGCATCCGCTAACTGCGTTCTTTACATGGGTGGTACGCCGGTTTTTGCCGATGTACAGGAAGGCTCTCTGCTTATTGATCCGGCCAAGGTGAAAGAAAAAATCACATCAAACACCAAAGCGATCATTGCGGTGGACTACACTGGCCAACCCTGCAATTGGGAAGCGCTTCGTTCTCTGGCAGACAAGCACAACCTCGCGCTTGTCGCCGACGGCTGCCACGCTCTGGGGGCAAGCTACAAGGATCGCAAAGTCGGCTCCATAGCGGACATGACTGTTTTCTCTTTCCATCCGGTCAAACACGTTGCTACCGGCGAGGGTGGTATGATCCTTACCGACGACGCGGAACTGGACGCCAAGCTTAGGACCTTCCGCAACCATGGCATAACCACCGACGCTCGCACCCGAGAAGAAAGTGGGGCATGGTTCTATGAAATGGTGGAACTGGGCTACAACTATCGCATCACCGACATCCAAGCAGCCCTTGGTGTCAGTCAAATGGCAAAACTCCCTGCCTTCTTGGAACGCAGAAGGGAGATTGCAAAGCGATATGACAAGAGTTTCGCAGGAACCAATGTTATCCCATTAGCTGTCTCCGAAGAGGTTGAGCATGCGTATCACCTGTACGTGGTAAGGCTTGCCAATCGTGACGAAGTTTACACAATGCTACGTGATGCTGGAATCTTTGCCCAAGTTCACTATATTCCGGTCCATCTGCATCCTTATTATCAAGAGAAGTTAGGAACAGGTGAAGGACTCTGTCCTATAGCAGAGGCGGCCTACAAAGAGATTCTATCCCTGCCCATGTATCCAGGGCTCACTGACCAAGAACAAGATTATGTGATCAAGACTGTACTGGAGCTCGCATGAATATAGCGGTTATTCCTGCACGTGGGGGCAGCAAACGGATTCCTCGGAAAAACGTCCGTGAATTCTGTGGTAAACCTATCATCGGGTATTCCATTGAAACCGCCCTCGCCACAAACTTGTTCTCTTCGGTTATAGTTACCACCGATGATAAAGAAATAGCTGAAGTCGCAAGATCTTTTGGTGCAGAAACTCCGTTCATACGACCAACTGAATTATCCGATGACCACACAGGCACTACACCAGTCATTCGACATGCCCTGCAATGGTGCCTCGATAATGGCCGAGATGTGGAGACAGTGTGTGGCCTTTATGCCACAGCTCCATTTATCACCGCACAGGACTTGCGTAAGGGCTATAACGCCCTTCCAGAGGCCCCGGCAGCCTTTGCTGTGACAACCTTTCCATTCCCCATCTATCGAGGGGTAAAGCAGAGTGATGACGGGAAAGTCTCCATGATCTGGCCCGAACACATGCTGACTCGCTCGCAAGACTTACCAGAGGCATTCCACGATTGTGGCCAGTTTTATTGGGCAACATCCGAATTCCTACTCTCTGGCAGGGAATTCATGGAAGGCGAAGCCGTTGGGGTCCAAATCCCCCGTCACCGGGTGCAGGATATCGACACGGAAGAGGACTGGGTAAGAGCTGAAGCCATGTTCCGTGTTCTCAAGGAAACGGGGGAACTGTGATCGGGACATTGACCATCAGAGCCGACTGCTCAACAACTATCGGCACAGGTCATGTCATGCGAATGATCGCTCTTGGTCAGGCATGGAAGCAGCTTGGTGGTAAAGTTCGCATAGTCGGTCAAATAACCCCACTTATTGATAGACTCTCCAACGAACATTTCGAACTTGTTAATTTAGATAACACCTACCCGTCTCCCGAGGACATTGAAGTCTTACTAGAGGCTACTTCAAAGAACGAATGGATTGCGATAGATGGATACCAATTCGATTCGGACTATCAAAAACAGATTCTTGAAGCCGGCAGAAGGACCTTGGTCCTTGACGATGTCAATGATCGTGGTCGCTATTACGCTTCAGCTTTGCTGAACCAAAATCCAGACGGCAATCATTATGATTATAAAGTGAACGAGGATGCCATACGCTTACTTGGCTCTCGCTTTGCTCTTCTGCGTCACGAATTCCTCTCACATCCTCGAAAGGACTCTACAACGTCGAGTAAACCCCGAAATATACTCGTCACGCTGGGGGGGGGAGACCCCACCAATATGACGGGCACGGTGATAGAAAGTATCACCCAAATTGACAGTGACGACCTGCACGTCAAAGTTGTGTGCGGTGCAGCAAACCCCCATTTAGATAAGCTGAAAACCACCGCATCCAACTTGAAGTGCCATTGCGAATTCCTGACCGCTGTCAATGATATGCCCTCTCTCATAAATTGGGCAGATATAGCAATCTCTGCAGCAGGATCTACCTGTTGGGAACTCTGCTATTTCAGAGTTCCGACTGTGGCCATTCAAATTGCAGACAATCAGAAAGGGATCATTCGCGAACTAAACCGCATTCAAGCCGCCATCTGCTTGAGTATGGATACGAAAGCAAATGACATTACCAAAGCACTGTCTAGCTTGCTGACAAACACAGACAAGCGGAAACTCATTGAAAAAGCATGCAGCACTATAGTTGACGGAAAAGGAGCTCACAGAGTGGCTTGCGCCTTGCTCAATGCCGATATTCGACTCCGCCCTGCCACTGTTGATGATAGCCGTCGACTATATAATTGGCGCAACCACCCTGCCGTCAGAGCTCGCTCATTCCAATCAGACCCGATTGAATATGGAAGTCATGAGGCTTGGTTTAAATCTAAACTTGCTGATGCCTCCTGCAAAATTTTCATTGCTGAATCTACCAATGGCACAGCCTTAGGCCAAATCAGGTTTGAAGGTATGCCTACCGAAGCATTGATCAGCATCAGTGTAGCGCCAGACCATAATGGACGTGGAATTGGTACACATATTACAAAACTTGGATGCCAATCCATTGAGGCAATATACCCTGGCATCCCAGTAACAGCTTTCGTCATGAAAGATAATCCTGCTTCAGCTAACATGTTCCGAGCAGCAGGCTTCATTTCGGCCCCCAATGACGCAGATGATTCACTCAAGTTTGAATGGAAGCATTCCTAAGCCCCGACGGGCTGTCATTTCTTGACTGACGGGTTATTGAAACGTAGAAGCCTATCAATACAATTCACCTGAAAAAGAGAGACTCGCATGTCTAATACGATTAAATACTGCACCAAATGCGTGATGCCCGAAACCAAACCCGACCTCTGGTTCGACGAGAACGGTGTCTGCGCGGCCTGCAATTTTTTCGAAGAGCGCGCTGAAATCGACTGGGATGCCCGTCAAACCGAACTAGAACATATTCTGGATCAATACCGCTCCAATGACAGTTCCAATTATGACTGCATCATCCCTTGCAGTGGTGGAAAGGATTCAACCTACCAGACCCTTACCATGCTGGACATGGGCATGAATCCTCTTTGCGTCACCGCCACCACGGACCGTCTCTCTCCCATCGGTCGCAGAAACATTGAGAACATCAAGAAACTCGGCGTGGACTACATTGAAGTTTCCACGAACCCAGTGGTCAGGCGTCGCATCAACAAACTCGCTCTCGAGCAAGTTGGTGATATATCATGGCCTGAGCACCTGACAATTTTCACCATCCCGGTTCGCATCGCCGTAATGCACAACGTGCCGCTCATCGTTTGGGGCGAGAACTCCCAGAATGAGAATGGCGGTCCCGCAACCCAGGCTGGAGACAAGCACCTCACCCGCCGTTGGCTTGAAGAATTCGGAGGCCTCCTTGGTCTTCGTGTCACTGACCTTGAAGGACAGGCAGACATAGAGAAAAAGCACCTCATTCCCTACACCTATCCCTCTGACGAAGATCTGGCTCGTGTGGGTGTGACCGGCATTTTCCTCGGCTACTACAAGCAATGGGATGGGCTTTCCAACGCGCTGGTTGCTGCAGCCCACGGTTTTGAAAGCTGGCCCAACACTGTCGAAGGCTCCATCGTCAATTACGAGAACCTCGACAACGAGCAGATGCGCATCCACGACTATTTCAAATTCCTCAAGTACGGCTACAGCCGTGCAACAGATTGGGCCTGCTGGCACATCCGCCGCGGTCGCCTCTCTCGCGAGCAAGGCATGCAGTTGGTTCGCCGCCATGAGGGCAAGTTTCCTTGGTCCTACCTCGGCACAGACCTGGAGACCATTCTGGAAGAAATTGATATGACCCTGGATGAGTTCACCGCTGTCTGTGATCGCTTCACGAACAAAAAGATCTTTAAAACAGATCGTCGTGGAAATCTCCTGCGCACCCGTAATGGTGACCTCGTCCGCGTCAACGACGACAACGTCTAGCCGGGACATCTGTTTATGCTGACCGTCGCCGTTGTCGATTACGGGGTTGGAAATATCGGCTCTATTTCTCGCGCCTTGTCCGTCTGCGGAGCAAAACCGCTCCTAACGGACAAGGAAGAGGACTTTAAAGTTGTGGATGCCTGCATCCTGCCGGGTGTCGGCGCTTTCGGCGATGCAATCCAACTGCTAAGG of the Pseudodesulfovibrio sp. zrk46 genome contains:
- the pseF gene encoding pseudaminic acid cytidylyltransferase, whose protein sequence is MNIAVIPARGGSKRIPRKNVREFCGKPIIGYSIETALATNLFSSVIVTTDDKEIAEVARSFGAETPFIRPTELSDDHTGTTPVIRHALQWCLDNGRDVETVCGLYATAPFITAQDLRKGYNALPEAPAAFAVTTFPFPIYRGVKQSDDGKVSMIWPEHMLTRSQDLPEAFHDCGQFYWATSEFLLSGREFMEGEAVGVQIPRHRVQDIDTEEDWVRAEAMFRVLKETGEL
- the pseC gene encoding UDP-4-amino-4,6-dideoxy-N-acetyl-beta-L-altrosamine transaminase, with product MPKIPYGRQHIDEDDIRAVAETLRSDFLTTGPKVGEFEQAVANFCNVQHGVAVCNGTAALHAAMFALGIGSGDEVIVPPMTFAASANCVLYMGGTPVFADVQEGSLLIDPAKVKEKITSNTKAIIAVDYTGQPCNWEALRSLADKHNLALVADGCHALGASYKDRKVGSIADMTVFSFHPVKHVATGEGGMILTDDAELDAKLRTFRNHGITTDARTREESGAWFYEMVELGYNYRITDIQAALGVSQMAKLPAFLERRREIAKRYDKSFAGTNVIPLAVSEEVEHAYHLYVVRLANRDEVYTMLRDAGIFAQVHYIPVHLHPYYQEKLGTGEGLCPIAEAAYKEILSLPMYPGLTDQEQDYVIKTVLELA
- the pseB gene encoding UDP-N-acetylglucosamine 4,6-dehydratase (inverting), with product MLNGKNILITGGTGSFGKKFVEMVLKKYTPNKLIIFSRDELKQFEMAQEFSPKEHPCIRYFIGDVRDKERLYRACRDVDIIVHAAAMKQVPASEYNPTEAIKTNIYGAQNLINVAADLGVECVVALSTDKAVAPVNLYGATKLASDKLFVAANAFAIGPRYSVVRYGNVLGSRGSVVPFFMKKRNEGVLPITDDRMTRFWILLEDAVEMVFRAIETSAGGEIYVPKIPSMKITDMATAIAPDCKQKVVGIRPGEKLHECMIPEEESRNVVETEYGYTILPETEVFNYKGDLSKAKTVPEGFAYDSDTNTEWISVEELREILVKQGYEL
- a CDS encoding N-acetyl sugar amidotransferase, translating into MSNTIKYCTKCVMPETKPDLWFDENGVCAACNFFEERAEIDWDARQTELEHILDQYRSNDSSNYDCIIPCSGGKDSTYQTLTMLDMGMNPLCVTATTDRLSPIGRRNIENIKKLGVDYIEVSTNPVVRRRINKLALEQVGDISWPEHLTIFTIPVRIAVMHNVPLIVWGENSQNENGGPATQAGDKHLTRRWLEEFGGLLGLRVTDLEGQADIEKKHLIPYTYPSDEDLARVGVTGIFLGYYKQWDGLSNALVAAAHGFESWPNTVEGSIVNYENLDNEQMRIHDYFKFLKYGYSRATDWACWHIRRGRLSREQGMQLVRRHEGKFPWSYLGTDLETILEEIDMTLDEFTAVCDRFTNKKIFKTDRRGNLLRTRNGDLVRVNDDNV
- the pseG gene encoding UDP-2,4-diacetamido-2,4,6-trideoxy-beta-L-altropyranose hydrolase, with protein sequence MRMIALGQAWKQLGGKVRIVGQITPLIDRLSNEHFELVNLDNTYPSPEDIEVLLEATSKNEWIAIDGYQFDSDYQKQILEAGRRTLVLDDVNDRGRYYASALLNQNPDGNHYDYKVNEDAIRLLGSRFALLRHEFLSHPRKDSTTSSKPRNILVTLGGGDPTNMTGTVIESITQIDSDDLHVKVVCGAANPHLDKLKTTASNLKCHCEFLTAVNDMPSLINWADIAISAAGSTCWELCYFRVPTVAIQIADNQKGIIRELNRIQAAICLSMDTKANDITKALSSLLTNTDKRKLIEKACSTIVDGKGAHRVACALLNADIRLRPATVDDSRRLYNWRNHPAVRARSFQSDPIEYGSHEAWFKSKLADASCKIFIAESTNGTALGQIRFEGMPTEALISISVAPDHNGRGIGTHITKLGCQSIEAIYPGIPVTAFVMKDNPASANMFRAAGFISAPNDADDSLKFEWKHS